The sequence GTCAAGCTGACTCTATCGGCACGGATGATCATAAACTCACAACTCCGCGCCTGTTCGCCGCTGTAGCTCACGCGCTGGACCGAAAGCGCCACGGCGGTCCGTGACTTGAGCAGCGCAGTCTCCTGGTCCGTCGCCGGCCGCGCCGAGATGGTGTGCAGGTGCCCGGTCTCCTTCAGGCCGGCCGCGTCCAGGATTCCGGCCTCGTCGACGAGGCCCGGATCCAGGAGCCGGGGGGCGGCGTCGGCGATGCCCCGCGGCACGTAAATCTCCCGCACTGCCCAGGGGGCGCCGGTTCGGCCGAGGACGCTCTGGCGCAGGACGACGCTCATCTCCGGCGGGCCGCCCAGCGCTGCCGCGACACCGTCGGGCGCCTTGCGCACCGCGGTGGTGACCGGCTC comes from Streptomyces sp. NBC_01454 and encodes:
- a CDS encoding GntR family transcriptional regulator, producing MATTPTSRRSLADQLRTEILNGEPDRAPGAIVSGRQLAEHLGCARKTLIGAMQILEQEGLIRAVPKVGYMILSPAAAFEARVDEHGHVRPAVAQTGDTAEPVTTAVRKAPDGVAAALGGPPEMSVVLRQSVLGRTGAPWAVREIYVPRGIADAAPRLLDPGLVDEAGILDAAGLKETGHLHTISARPATDQETALLKSRTAVALSVQRVSYSGEQARSCEFMIIRADRVSLTDWSGNVPNYGEPDAK